A genomic stretch from Chitinophaga agri includes:
- a CDS encoding PDDEXK nuclease domain-containing protein, with the protein MGQHDQNLQLSFSHFIELLKIDAIFQREFYEIETIKNNWSVRDLQRAMNSMLYERTGLSTNKNAVLGEEAKKKNLKAENIFRNPYMLEFLGLEEKAIYTETDLEQAIINHLQSFLLELGRGFCFEARQRRITFDNTHYRIDLVFYHRILKCHVLLDLKIGEFTHADAGQMNVYLNYYKDNEMQEDDNPPVGIILCANKNENLVKYATSGLPQQMFVSKYLINLPSEDELRMIIEDEQRKLS; encoded by the coding sequence GTGGGTCAACATGACCAGAATTTACAGCTGAGTTTTTCTCATTTTATTGAGTTGTTAAAAATCGATGCAATATTCCAACGGGAATTCTATGAGATTGAAACGATTAAGAATAATTGGAGTGTTCGTGATTTGCAACGGGCAATGAACAGTATGTTATATGAGAGAACTGGATTAAGTACTAATAAAAATGCAGTATTAGGTGAAGAAGCAAAGAAGAAAAATTTAAAAGCCGAGAATATATTTCGTAATCCTTATATGCTTGAGTTCTTGGGATTAGAGGAAAAAGCAATATACACGGAGACAGACCTTGAGCAAGCTATCATTAATCATTTACAGAGCTTTCTTTTGGAATTAGGTAGAGGATTTTGTTTTGAAGCCAGGCAAAGACGGATAACATTTGATAATACTCATTATCGAATAGACTTGGTATTCTACCATCGCATATTAAAGTGCCATGTTCTGCTTGATTTAAAGATTGGTGAATTTACACATGCAGATGCTGGTCAGATGAACGTATATCTAAACTATTATAAAGATAATGAAATGCAGGAGGATGATAATCCGCCAGTAGGGATTATTCTTTGCGCAAATAAAAATGAAAATCTGGTGAAATATGCTACTTCTGGTTTACCACAGCAGATGTTTGTATCTAAATATCTAATTAATCTACCTAGTGAAGATGAACTGAGAATGATTATTGAAGATGAACAAAGAAAACTAAGCTAA
- the istB gene encoding IS21-like element helper ATPase IstB, with amino-acid sequence MNTAQTLQQMQSLRLQGMFQAYQTQLDLPMNQQLEGHDMIAHLVQSEEQNRLNEKTAYYLKLAKLRLPATIEQIDCSPRRNLSKQQLALLSEGRYLQQGENVLITGATGCGKSHLACALGHQACLQGYKTTYLNMNRLIEKVTLSKLDGSYIKLLNHLERQTLIVLDDFGLTPMTQEIRLTLLQLLEDRYGKKSIIVTSQLPVSKWHEYINDPTLADAILDRMTANAHRIELKGDSMRRKKASENQ; translated from the coding sequence ATGAACACGGCACAAACACTCCAACAAATGCAATCACTTCGCCTACAGGGCATGTTCCAGGCGTATCAGACTCAATTAGACCTACCCATGAATCAACAACTTGAAGGTCATGACATGATTGCCCATCTGGTACAATCAGAAGAGCAAAATCGTCTTAATGAGAAGACCGCATATTACCTGAAACTGGCCAAGCTGCGTCTGCCAGCAACCATTGAACAAATAGATTGTAGTCCCAGACGCAATTTAAGCAAACAGCAGCTCGCACTACTAAGTGAGGGCCGCTATTTACAGCAGGGAGAGAATGTACTGATTACAGGCGCAACTGGTTGCGGAAAAAGCCACCTGGCATGTGCCTTAGGGCATCAGGCATGCCTTCAGGGTTATAAAACAACTTACTTGAACATGAACCGTCTTATTGAGAAGGTCACCTTATCTAAACTTGACGGATCCTACATTAAACTGCTCAATCACCTGGAACGACAAACCTTGATCGTGCTGGACGACTTTGGCTTAACGCCAATGACACAGGAAATCCGGCTTACATTGCTCCAACTACTTGAAGATCGCTATGGTAAGAAAAGCATCATCGTCACATCACAACTACCGGTCTCTAAATGGCATGAGTACATTAACGATCCAACGTTAGCTGATGCAATCCTTGACAGAATGACAGCAAATGCACATCGTATTGAACTAAAGGGAGACTCTATGAGGAGAAAAAAGGCATCTGAGAATCAGTAA
- the istA gene encoding IS21 family transposase, producing MAQTPIAMEQLRQLLQLHNDGVGIREMARRIGISRNSVRKYLCLLSDDSTQEQPPDNKTLAEKAYTNDNTVHDMHRLEQLVVHLKYAQGELGKVGVTRQLLWREYLQQHPDGYAYSHYCHHLNQYLKKLDVTMHMEYSIADMIMIDFAGKKLHYIDLATGELVECEVFIAILPFSGLIFCEAVRSQQTADFVHCINAMLLFYGGAPNTILCDNLRTAVKQPNRYEPLFTDICTQLSEHYTTTFSATRPYSPRDKAMVEKAVNIIYNNLYGPLRKREFTSLKALNAAVHEQLLLLNNKPYKGTPYSRWHYFEQQEQSSLKPLPPQPFSAKKVVQLTVQRNYHVQLSEDHRYYSVPYAHVGKKVKVLYDQRTVEVYLDHQRIALHRRDGHNKAYTTLAEHMPPHHQRMQQIKGWNREDLLQQAARIGTSTHQAAGIMLENSIYIEQNYKACFGMLRLQKKYGSDRLEAACNRALTGTRVNYTLIKNILERGMDKSVPASEVSSIPLHDNIRGKDHYQ from the coding sequence ATGGCACAAACGCCCATTGCAATGGAACAATTAAGACAGCTTTTACAACTTCATAATGATGGAGTTGGAATACGGGAAATGGCACGCCGCATAGGTATTAGCCGCAATAGCGTGCGTAAATATCTGTGTCTACTCTCTGATGATTCTACTCAGGAACAGCCTCCGGATAATAAGACCCTTGCTGAAAAGGCGTATACCAATGACAATACCGTTCATGATATGCATCGACTTGAACAATTGGTTGTCCATTTGAAATACGCCCAGGGAGAATTAGGTAAAGTTGGAGTCACCCGTCAACTGCTTTGGCGGGAATATTTACAGCAGCATCCTGATGGATACGCTTACAGCCATTATTGTCATCACCTTAACCAGTATCTGAAGAAACTGGATGTGACGATGCATATGGAGTACTCCATAGCTGATATGATCATGATCGACTTTGCAGGTAAAAAGCTCCATTATATTGATCTTGCTACCGGAGAACTGGTCGAATGCGAAGTGTTTATCGCAATTCTGCCTTTTAGCGGACTTATCTTCTGTGAGGCAGTACGCAGCCAGCAAACAGCCGACTTCGTTCATTGCATCAACGCTATGCTGTTATTCTATGGAGGAGCTCCTAATACGATTCTCTGTGATAACCTAAGAACCGCAGTAAAGCAGCCAAATCGCTATGAACCATTGTTTACTGATATCTGTACGCAACTCAGTGAGCATTATACCACTACCTTTAGCGCAACCAGACCATACAGCCCACGTGATAAAGCGATGGTCGAAAAAGCGGTAAATATCATTTATAACAACTTATACGGCCCACTCAGGAAACGGGAGTTTACCAGTCTTAAGGCACTTAATGCGGCTGTGCATGAACAATTACTGCTACTCAATAATAAACCTTATAAAGGCACGCCTTACAGTCGCTGGCATTATTTTGAACAGCAGGAACAATCCTCTCTGAAGCCACTACCGCCCCAACCGTTTAGTGCCAAAAAAGTAGTGCAACTCACTGTTCAGCGTAACTATCACGTACAGCTCTCAGAAGACCACAGGTACTATAGTGTTCCCTATGCCCATGTCGGTAAAAAGGTTAAAGTGCTTTATGATCAACGGACGGTGGAAGTCTATCTGGATCACCAACGCATTGCACTACATCGAAGAGACGGTCACAATAAAGCATATACAACACTGGCCGAACATATGCCGCCTCATCACCAGCGTATGCAACAGATCAAAGGATGGAACCGCGAGGATCTGTTGCAACAGGCAGCTCGTATTGGGACATCGACCCATCAGGCAGCAGGCATAATGCTTGAAAACAGTATCTATATCGAGCAGAACTACAAAGCCTGCTTTGGAATGTTGAGGCTGCAGAAGAAATATGGTTCAGACAGGTTAGAGGCTGCCTGCAATAGAGCATTGACTGGCACTCGCGTAAACTATACGCTCATTAAAAACATCCTTGAGAGAGGAATGGATAAATCGGTTCCTGCTTCAGAAGTATCATCTATACCTCTGCATGATAATATAAGAGGTAAAGACCACTATCAATAA
- a CDS encoding DUF1016 N-terminal domain-containing protein, translating to MESNKSSSIETLVNSIKETNHYFLNKVQKQVNTALTLRNWIIGFYIVEYEQNGNDRAVYGQKLYKEIASNLNKAGIKSIRERHLYLCKDFYKAYSNILRTPSAKLYLSDSYGVKFLQPLSEKLHSVEIQSSQRSPADSKTISNLLLERLSVDSGPC from the coding sequence ATGGAAAGCAATAAAAGCAGCAGTATTGAGACACTTGTCAATAGCATCAAAGAAACCAATCATTATTTCCTGAACAAAGTCCAGAAACAGGTTAATACCGCCTTAACATTAAGGAACTGGATAATTGGGTTCTATATAGTTGAATATGAACAAAACGGCAATGATAGAGCTGTTTATGGCCAGAAACTTTACAAGGAGATTGCTTCAAATCTAAATAAAGCAGGTATTAAGTCCATAAGGGAAAGACATCTCTATTTATGTAAAGACTTCTACAAAGCATATTCTAACATTTTGCGGACACCGTCCGCAAAATTATATCTATCTGATTCTTATGGAGTTAAATTCTTGCAGCCCCTTTCTGAAAAATTACATTCAGTAGAAATTCAATCCTCACAAAGATCCCCTGCTGATAGTAAGACCATTTCCAATTTATTATTAGAAAGGCTGAGTGTAGATTCTGGACCATGTTGA
- a CDS encoding Wadjet anti-phage system protein JetD domain-containing protein, translating into MISPEEIQKQALSWWKPILQSYISGVPFFPRTIDRIGKVKSTGITGNLELLREQISRLHRHSKSNTGLGYEVKTVNQTFRRAGSQEVPDNIVFESIDDYLSFVQKKKEWKYFQQHYELLVATFASLKDWAYQHCLSLTNPDIQWADILKVCHYFVAHPRPNLYLRQLPISVHTKFIEQNTALIQSLLDFLIPGHIRHAGQQRFAERFYLRFDEPLIRVRILDMSLSVAGSLSDISIPLSDFQKIDLPIVRIFITENKMNFLTLPSVPGGIAIWSGGGFNVSYLREIEWLNGIQIYYWGDIDEHGFQILHQIRSYFAGVESLMMDKETFERFKQFAVDGGRSNAEKLDLLTGKEEEMYRKLKTMKGGNRLEQEKIPQEYVESVFRGRFR; encoded by the coding sequence ATGATTAGTCCGGAAGAGATACAAAAGCAGGCGCTGAGCTGGTGGAAGCCTATTTTACAAAGTTATATCTCTGGTGTACCTTTTTTCCCCAGAACGATTGACCGGATAGGGAAAGTTAAATCTACTGGTATTACCGGCAACCTTGAGTTGCTACGGGAGCAGATATCGCGTTTGCATCGTCATTCCAAATCCAACACTGGGTTGGGCTACGAGGTTAAAACCGTTAACCAGACTTTTAGGCGTGCCGGGAGTCAAGAGGTACCGGATAATATTGTGTTTGAGTCAATAGATGATTATTTGTCTTTTGTGCAAAAGAAGAAAGAGTGGAAATATTTCCAACAGCATTATGAGTTGTTGGTAGCTACATTTGCTTCTTTGAAAGATTGGGCATACCAGCATTGTTTGTCACTGACGAATCCTGATATACAGTGGGCGGATATCCTGAAGGTATGTCATTATTTTGTAGCTCATCCGCGGCCTAATCTTTACCTAAGACAGTTACCGATATCGGTTCATACAAAGTTTATTGAGCAGAATACTGCATTGATTCAATCATTGTTGGATTTTCTGATACCTGGGCATATTCGTCATGCAGGGCAGCAAAGGTTTGCGGAGCGGTTTTACCTTAGATTTGATGAGCCATTGATTCGTGTACGGATACTTGATATGTCTCTATCGGTTGCAGGTAGTTTATCTGATATCAGTATTCCGTTGTCGGATTTTCAGAAAATAGATTTACCAATCGTAAGGATTTTTATTACGGAGAACAAGATGAATTTTCTGACGTTGCCATCTGTGCCAGGAGGGATTGCGATTTGGAGCGGGGGAGGATTTAATGTTTCCTATTTGCGGGAGATAGAATGGTTGAATGGGATTCAGATTTACTATTGGGGAGATATTGATGAACATGGATTTCAGATTTTACATCAGATCAGGAGTTATTTTGCAGGTGTGGAAAGTTTGATGATGGATAAAGAGACCTTTGAAAGGTTTAAACAGTTTGCGGTTGATGGGGGACGGAGTAATGCGGAAAAGTTGGATTTACTGACGGGAAAGGAAGAGGAGATGTATAGGAAGTTGAAGACGATGAAGGGAGGGAATAGGCTGGAGCAGGAAAAGATTCCGCAAGAGTATGTGGAGAGTGTTTTTAGGGGTAGGTTTAGGTGA